A single window of Candidatus Deferrimicrobium borealis DNA harbors:
- the bfr gene encoding bacterioferritin, which produces MKGNEKLLKTLNSLLSDELTAINQYMVHSEMCANWGYEKLHKHFEKRSIDEMKHAEKLIGRILFLEGTPVVNILGRMSIGADASKQLASDHALELGAIKAYNDAIKLAGEVGDFATREILEHILQDEDAHIDGIEELQDQIGHMTLPIFLTTQVGK; this is translated from the coding sequence ATGAAAGGAAATGAAAAGCTTCTGAAAACGTTGAACTCGTTGCTGTCGGATGAGCTGACCGCCATCAACCAGTACATGGTCCATTCGGAGATGTGCGCCAACTGGGGGTACGAGAAACTGCACAAGCATTTCGAGAAACGGTCTATTGATGAGATGAAACACGCCGAGAAGCTGATCGGCCGGATCCTCTTCCTCGAGGGGACGCCGGTCGTCAACATCCTCGGGCGGATGTCGATCGGCGCGGATGCCTCCAAACAACTCGCCAGCGACCACGCGCTCGAGTTGGGCGCCATCAAGGCATACAACGACGCCATCAAGCTCGCCGGAGAGGTCGGCGACTTCGCCACCCGGGAGATCCTGGAGCATATTCTCCAGGATGAGGACGCGCATATCGACGGCATCGAGGAGCTGCAGGACCAGATAGGACACATGACGCTTCCTATCTTTCTCACCACCCAGGTCGGCAAGTAG
- a CDS encoding FeoB-associated Cys-rich membrane protein: MGIVDVALIVLIVGEAIYLLYRSIWKRKGYCHGCDSSERCK; this comes from the coding sequence ATGGGGATCGTCGACGTCGCGCTGATTGTATTGATCGTAGGGGAGGCGATCTACCTCCTTTACCGCTCCATCTGGAAGAGGAAGGGATATTGCCACGGATGCGACTCCTCGGAGAGATGCAAGTAG
- the katG gene encoding catalase/peroxidase HPI encodes MNEDSKCPVTGRASKHTAGGGTSNREWWPNQPNLKILHQHSSLSDPMGKGFNYAEEFKSLDLKAVKKDLLALMTDSQDWWPADFGHYGPLFIRMAWHSAGTYRTGDGRGGAGAGQQRFAPLNSWPDNVSLDKARRLLWPIKQKYGRKISWADLMILAGNVALESMGFKTFGFAGGREDVWEPEEDVYWGSETTWLDDKRYSGERDLENPLAAVQMGLIYVNPEGPNGNPDPIAAAKDIRETFGRMAMDDEETVALIAGGHTFGKTHGAGPASHVGPEPEAAGIEAQGLGWKSSFGTGKGGDAIGSGLEVIWSTTPTKWSNNFFWNLFGYEWELTKSPAGAHQWQPKGGVGAGTVPDAHNPAKRHAPAMLTTDLSLRFDPAYEKISRRFFENPDQFADAFARAWFKLTHRDMGPRARYLGPEVPAEELIWQDPIPAVNHKLMDEQDIASLKGKILASGLSVSQLVSTAWASASTFRGSDKRGGANGARIRLAPQRDWEVNQPAELAKVLKTLEGIRSQFNSAASGGKKVSLADLIVLAGCAGVEQAAKKAGHDVTVPFTPGRMDASQEQTDSVSFAVLEPIADGFRNYLKGRYTVSAETLLVDKAQLLTLTAPEMTVLVGGMRVLNTNFGQSRHGVFTKRPEALTNDFFVNLLDMGTEWKAVSDAKDVFEGRDRATGKLKWTGTRVDLVFGSNSQLRALAEVYGSSDAQAKFVQDFVAAWTKVMNLDRFDLA; translated from the coding sequence ATGAATGAAGATAGCAAGTGCCCGGTCACGGGCAGGGCTAGCAAACACACGGCCGGCGGCGGCACGTCGAACCGGGAGTGGTGGCCCAATCAGCCGAACCTGAAGATCCTGCACCAGCACTCGTCCCTGTCCGATCCCATGGGCAAGGGCTTCAACTACGCTGAAGAGTTCAAGAGTCTCGACCTGAAGGCCGTGAAGAAGGATCTCCTGGCGCTGATGACCGACTCGCAGGACTGGTGGCCGGCGGACTTCGGCCACTACGGGCCTTTGTTCATCCGGATGGCATGGCACAGCGCCGGCACCTACCGCACCGGCGACGGCCGCGGCGGCGCCGGTGCCGGCCAGCAGCGCTTCGCGCCTCTCAACAGCTGGCCCGACAACGTCAGCCTCGACAAGGCGCGCCGGCTGCTTTGGCCGATCAAGCAGAAGTATGGCCGGAAAATTTCATGGGCCGACCTCATGATCCTCGCGGGCAACGTCGCCCTGGAATCGATGGGATTCAAGACGTTCGGTTTCGCCGGCGGGCGGGAGGATGTATGGGAGCCGGAAGAGGACGTCTACTGGGGTTCCGAGACCACTTGGCTGGATGACAAACGCTACTCCGGTGAGCGGGACCTGGAAAATCCGCTCGCAGCCGTGCAAATGGGTCTGATTTACGTCAACCCGGAAGGCCCGAACGGCAACCCGGATCCGATCGCGGCGGCCAAGGATATCCGCGAGACGTTCGGTCGCATGGCGATGGACGACGAAGAAACTGTCGCGCTGATCGCCGGCGGCCACACCTTCGGCAAGACCCACGGCGCCGGCCCTGCGTCCCATGTGGGGCCAGAGCCCGAAGCGGCCGGCATCGAGGCGCAAGGCTTGGGCTGGAAGAGCAGCTTCGGCACCGGCAAAGGCGGTGACGCGATCGGCAGCGGCCTGGAGGTCATTTGGTCCACCACGCCCACGAAGTGGAGTAACAACTTCTTCTGGAACCTGTTCGGCTACGAATGGGAACTGACGAAGAGCCCGGCCGGTGCGCATCAGTGGCAACCGAAGGGTGGCGTAGGCGCCGGCACGGTTCCGGATGCCCATAACCCGGCCAAGCGTCACGCGCCAGCCATGCTGACCACGGACCTCTCCTTGCGGTTCGACCCCGCCTACGAAAAGATCTCAAGGCGCTTCTTCGAGAACCCGGACCAGTTCGCAGACGCATTCGCCCGGGCGTGGTTCAAGCTGACGCACCGCGATATGGGTCCGCGCGCTCGCTATCTCGGCCCGGAGGTTCCTGCCGAAGAGCTCATCTGGCAAGACCCCATCCCCGCGGTCAATCACAAGTTGATGGATGAGCAGGACATTGCCTCCCTCAAGGGCAAGATCCTGGCTTCGGGGCTGTCCGTCTCCCAGCTGGTGTCGACCGCCTGGGCGTCGGCGTCCACCTTCCGTGGCTCCGACAAGCGCGGCGGTGCGAACGGCGCGCGCATTCGCCTCGCGCCGCAGAGGGATTGGGAAGTCAACCAGCCGGCCGAACTGGCGAAAGTGCTGAAAACTCTCGAAGGGATCCGGAGCCAGTTCAACAGCGCGGCCTCTGGCGGCAAGAAGGTCTCGCTTGCTGACCTGATCGTTCTGGCTGGTTGCGCAGGCGTCGAGCAAGCCGCGAAGAAGGCCGGTCACGATGTGACGGTTCCCTTCACGCCGGGACGCATGGATGCCTCGCAGGAGCAAACCGATTCGGTCTCCTTCGCCGTGCTCGAACCGATCGCCGACGGCTTCCGCAACTACCTCAAGGGCCGATACACCGTATCGGCCGAGACGTTGCTGGTGGACAAGGCGCAATTGCTGACGCTGACCGCGCCTGAGATGACGGTGCTCGTTGGCGGCATGCGCGTCCTGAATACCAACTTCGGACAGTCCCGACACGGCGTCTTCACCAAGCGGCCGGAGGCGCTGACCAACGACTTCTTCGTGAACCTGCTCGACATGGGCACGGAGTGGAAGGCGGTCTCGGACGCCAAGGACGTGTTCGAAGGGCGCGATCGCGCAACGGGCAAACTCAAGTGGACCGGCACGCGTGTCGATCTCGTCTTCGGTTCAAACTCCCAGCTCCGGGCCCTGGCGGAAGTCTATGGAAGTTCGGACGCGCAGGCGAAGTTTGTCCAGGACTTTGTCGCGGCCTGGACCAAGGTGATGAACCTTGATCGCTTCGACCTCGCCTGA